A region from the Aquimarina sp. ERC-38 genome encodes:
- the rodA gene encoding rod shape-determining protein RodA gives MSRSTVASVDWVAILLFLALVLFGWANIYSASYGDQELSITDFSQVAVKQGYWIVLSITMIIMIMALEAKFFERFAGLIYVISLLSLLGLFVFGKTISGATSWYNLGFMSLQPSEFAKAATALALAKFLSDLQTNLKLMNHQLRAFLIIALPALFIIPQPDPGSALVYAAFFFPLYREGLAAMYLIIGASASILFVLTLLIAPVWVVSGVALLMGIVLFVQRKKRPKYAVFAGTLLVIVAFCFSVDYIFNHVFEQRHRDRFNIVLGKEVDAKGIGYNTNQSEIAIGSGSWLGKGWTEGTQTKGGFVPEQHTDYIFSTVGEEWGFLGATSVILLFVSLMMRLIYLAERQKSQFSRVYGYSVVGVLFIHFAVNVGMVTGLFPTVGIPLPFFSYGGSGLWGFTLLLFIFIKLDANRVNEW, from the coding sequence ATGTCAAGATCTACAGTAGCCTCTGTTGATTGGGTTGCCATCTTACTTTTTCTGGCATTGGTATTATTCGGGTGGGCAAATATTTACTCTGCTTCTTACGGAGATCAGGAGTTATCCATTACCGATTTTTCACAGGTAGCCGTAAAACAAGGCTATTGGATCGTTTTAAGTATTACCATGATTATTATGATCATGGCACTTGAAGCAAAATTCTTTGAACGTTTTGCCGGATTGATCTATGTCATTTCTTTACTATCTCTCCTCGGACTCTTTGTATTTGGAAAAACCATTTCCGGAGCAACTTCCTGGTATAATTTAGGTTTTATGAGCTTGCAACCTTCAGAATTTGCTAAAGCTGCAACTGCCCTAGCTCTGGCAAAGTTTTTAAGTGACTTGCAAACCAACTTAAAACTAATGAATCATCAACTTAGGGCATTTTTGATTATAGCCCTACCTGCTTTATTTATCATACCGCAACCTGATCCTGGAAGTGCCTTAGTATACGCTGCTTTCTTTTTTCCGTTATACCGGGAAGGTTTGGCTGCTATGTATTTAATTATTGGAGCTTCTGCCAGTATTTTATTTGTACTTACTTTACTTATTGCCCCGGTTTGGGTGGTCAGTGGAGTTGCTTTACTTATGGGGATTGTTCTATTTGTCCAACGAAAAAAACGTCCGAAATACGCTGTTTTTGCAGGGACTTTATTAGTCATTGTCGCCTTTTGCTTTTCAGTGGACTATATTTTTAACCACGTCTTTGAACAACGGCACCGGGACCGGTTTAATATTGTTTTAGGTAAAGAAGTAGATGCTAAAGGAATTGGGTACAATACCAACCAAAGCGAAATTGCCATTGGTAGTGGCAGTTGGCTAGGTAAAGGCTGGACGGAAGGTACACAAACCAAAGGAGGTTTTGTTCCCGAACAACATACCGATTATATCTTTAGTACCGTGGGTGAAGAATGGGGCTTTTTAGGAGCCACCTCTGTAATCTTACTATTTGTTAGTCTAATGATGCGTCTGATTTACCTGGCCGAACGTCAAAAATCCCAATTCAGCCGGGTGTACGGATACAGTGTGGTAGGGGTGTTATTTATACATTTTGCGGTAAATGTAGGGATGGTTACCGGATTATTTCCTACAGTGGGTATCCCCCTCCCTTTTTTCAGCTACGGAGGTTCCGGACTTTGGGGATTCACTTTATTACTTTTTATTTTTATTAAATTAGATGCGAATCGGGTAAATGAGTGGTAG